From Brassica oleracea var. oleracea cultivar TO1000 chromosome C3, BOL, whole genome shotgun sequence, a single genomic window includes:
- the LOC106335578 gene encoding probable pyruvate kinase, cytosolic isozyme, whose product MAMIEQRPKTKIVCTLGPASRSVEMVEKLLRAGMNVARFNFSHGSHEYHQETLDNLRQAMLNTGILCAVMLDTKGPEIRTGFLKDGKPIQLKQGQEITISTDYDLQGDEETICMSYKKLAEDVNPGMVILCADGTISLLVLSCDTENGTVRCRCENSAMLGERKNVNLPGVVVDLPTLTEKDKEDIMKWGVPNQIDMIALSFVRKGSDLVQVRKLLGDHAKNILLMSKVENQEGVANFDDILVNSDAFMIARGDLGMEIPIEKIFLAQKVMIYKCNIQGKPVVTATQMLESMIKSPRPTRAEATDVANAVLDGTDCVMLSGETAAGAYPELAVRTMAKICVEAESTLDYGDVFKRIMQYSPVPMSPLESLASSAVRTANSARATLIMVLTRGGSTARLVAKYRPGMPILSVVVPEMKTDFFDWSCSDESPARHSLIFRGLIPVLYAGSARASHDESTEEAIEFATQHGKEKQLCKTGDSVVALLRVGNASLIKILTVK is encoded by the exons ATGGCGATGATAGAGCAAAGGCCGAAGACGAAGATCGTGTGCACCCTTGGCCCCGCTTCCAGATCCGTTGAGATGGTGGAGAAGCTTCTCAGGGCTGGCATGAACGTCGCTAGGTTTAACTTCTCTCACGGATCTCATGAGTACCACCAGGAGACTCTCGATAACCTCCGTCAAGCTATGCTCAACACTGGTATCCTCTGCGCCGTCATGCTCGACACCAAG GGTCCAGAAATCCGAACCGGATTCTTGAAAGATGGGAAACCAATCCAGTTGAAACAAGGCCAAGAGATCACCATCTCCACTGACTACGACTTGCAGGGCGACGAGGAAACGATCTGCATGAGTTACAAGAAGTTGGCTGAAGATGTGAACCCAGGGATGGTTATCCTCTGTGCCGACGGTACAATCTCGTTACTGGTCCTCTCTTGTGACACGGAGAATGGCACAGTCCGTTGCCGCTGCGAGAACTCTGCGATGCTCGGTGAGAGGAAGAATGTTAACCTCCCAGGTGTTGTTGTGGACCTCCCAACTCTAACTGAGAAAGACAAAGAAGACATCATGAAGTGGGGAGTCCCGAATCAGATCGACATGATTGCTTTGTCTTTTGTTAGAAAGGGTTCGGACTTGGTTCAGGTCAGGAAACTGTTAGGAGATCATGCCAAGAACATTCTTCTCATGTCAAAG GTTGAGAACCAAGAAGGTGTGGCGAACTTTGATGACATTTTAGTCAACTCCGACGCGTTTATGATTGCAAGAGGAGATCTCGGCATGGAGATTCCGATTGAGAAGATCTTCTTAGCTCAGAAAGTGATGATCTACAAATGCAACATCCAGGGGAAACCAGTGGTCACAGCGACTCAGATGCTCGAGTCCATGATTAAATCCCCTCGTCCCACAAGAGCTGAAGCCACCGACGTTGCAAACGCTGTCCTCGACGGCACTGACTGCGTCATGCTCAGCGGAGAAACCGCAGCTGGAGCTTACCCTGAGCTAGCTGTACGCACAATGGCCAAGATCTGCGTTGAAGCGGAGAGCACGCTCGACTACGGAGACGTCTTCAAGAGAATCATGCAGTACTCTCCGGTTCCAATGTCCCCGCTGGAGTCGCTCGCGTCCTCTGCAGTCAGAACGGCTAACTCGGCTAGAGCCACGCTCATCATGGTCCTAACCAGGGGAGGAAGCACGGCGAGGCTTGTGGCTAAGTACAGGCCAGGGATGCCTATTTTGTCAGTCGTTGTTCCCGAGATGAAAACCGACTTCTTTGACTGGTCTTGCAGCGACGAATCGCCGGCGAGGCACAGCCTCATCTTCCGTGGTTTGATCCCGGTGCTGTACGCAGGGTCGGCAAGAGCCTCGCATGATGAGTCGACAGAAGAAGCTATTGAGTTTGCGACTCAGCATGGGAAAGAGAAGCAGCTGTGTAAGACTGGAGACTCTGTTGTTGCTCTGCTCCGAGTTGGTAACGCTTCCCTAATCAAGATCTTGACCGTCAAGTGA
- the LOC106328155 gene encoding E3 ubiquitin-protein ligase RING1-like, with protein MEETMAARYWCHMCSQMVNPTMESEIKCPFCQSGFIEEMSGNGNGGGGLRDVQDPETEFGTTDRAMTLWAPILLGMMSSPRRRRRFRRAEFGEEEEDNEDESHHHHHHRARRHGGEIDLDREFESLLRRRRRSSGNILQLLQGIRAGIASEYESSDNNERVIMINPYNQSLVVRDQTQTHSALTSLGDYFIGPGLDLLLQHLAENDPNRQGTPPARKEAVEALPTVKVTEPLLQCSVCLDEFERGVEAKEMPCKHKFHVKCIVPWLEIHSSCPVCRFELPAGNDDGDDESKVVSERGGARTRAVPESSDREEVVENVERGREDDVRSGNGRRFSIPWPFSGFFSSSSSSSSSSSGPSQSGENNVYSRSYGSSR; from the coding sequence ATGGAGGAAACAATGGCGGCTAGGTACTGGTGTCACATGTGTTCACAGATGGTGAACCCAACAATGGAATCCGAGATCAAATGCCCCTTTTGCCAAAGCGGATTCATCGAAGAAATGAGCGGTAACGGTAACGGAGGAGGAGGCTTAAGAGACGTTCAAGACCCAGAAACAGAGTTTGGAACAACAGACCGTGCGATGACTCTATGGGCACCAATCTTGCTTGGAATGATGAGCAGTCCTCGGAGACGAAGAAGGTTCAGAAGAGCAGAGTTTGGCGAAGAAGAAGAAGACAACGAAGACGAATCTCATCATCATCATCATCATAGAGCTAGGCGACACGGTGGAGAGATTGATTTGGACAGAGAGTTTGAATCTCTGTTAAGGAGAAGAAGAAGAAGCTCAGGGAATATACTTCAGCTCCTTCAAGGGATACGTGCAGGGATTGCTTCCGAGTACGAAAGCTCTGATAATAACGAGAGAGTCATCATGATCAATCCTTATAACCAGTCCCTCGTTGTTAGAGATCAAACGCAGACTCATTCTGCGTTGACTTCGCTTGGAGACTACTTCATCGGACCTGGTTTGGATCTTTTGCTTCAGCATTTGGCTGAGAACGATCCCAACAGGCAAGGGACTCCGCCTGCTCGCAAAGAAGCCGTTGAAGCTTTGCCGACGGTTAAAGTGACGGAGCCGTTGCTGCAGTGTTCGGTTTGTTTGGATGAGTTTGAGAGAGGCGTGGAGGCTAAGGAGATGCCGTGTAAGCATAAGTTTCATGTTAAGTGTATTGTTCCGTGGCTTGAGATTCATAGCTCGTGTCCTGTTTGTCGGTTTGAGCTTCCTGCTGGGAATGATGATGGTGATGATGAGAGTAAGGTTGTGTCTGAGAGAGGAGGAGCGAGAACGAGAGCTGTTCCTGAGAGTAGTGACAGAGAGGAGGTTGTTGAGAATGTGGAGAGAGGAAGAGAGGATGATGTGAGGAGTGGGAATGGGAGGAGGTTTTCGATTCCATGGCCGTTCAGTGGTTTCTTCTCTTCTTCTTCTTCGTCGTCTTCTTCATCCTCTGGACCATCGCAGTCTGGTGAGAACAATGTGTACTCAAGATCTTATGGTTCTTCTCGCTGA
- the LOC106333738 gene encoding probable FBD-associated F-box protein At1g32375, producing MDRISQLPDELLLKILAMLPTMKEVVDTMLLSKRWQFLWMMVPRIKYKDSYKNPQYGSFSLFVDRSFFRHEAPVIEALHFKLGSICGSEDIQAWMRAADKRCVRELTIKIYTDSDSVLLPWSLYRGGCSMLVTLNIRNAVLVDDLDSPISFPSLRTLSLESMKYPSGEFVKKLLSNCHVLENLVVEQCEADNATIFTVIVPSLKSLVLKTLENKLGNDAHGFVIDAPSLENFDIFHFSGFCTFESNMSKIVEAKLVLNTWKLWKKLGSIASFKRLYLCLPSLNDMYPAGSVFSSLVHLKICTCETEWVNVLMRVLKDSPSLRALKLHQCHFLRSKEPRPCWNPAWNEPSSVPECLLSSIETFEWVKYEGAEEEKEVVAFVFRSAKCLKKATINFHSKTNDTDKKLEVIKELFSSSRRSPACQLEFR from the exons ATGGACAGGATAAGTCAGTTGCCCGATGAGCTTCTACTGAAAATATTGGCAATGCTTCCCACCATGAAAGAAGTTGTGGACACTATGCTTTTGTCAAAACGATGGCAGTTTCTTTGGATGATGGTTCCAAGAATCAAATACAAAGATTCCTATAAGAACCCCCAGTACGGAAGCTTTTCTCTGTTTGTAGATAGATCTTTCTTTAGGCACGAGGCTCCAGTTATAGAAGCTTTGCATTTCAAACTTGGTAGTATTTGTGGTAGTGAAGATATTCAAGCGTGGATGAGAGCTGCTGATAAACGTTGTGTGCGTGAGCTGACTATCAAGATTTATACTGATAGTGATTCAGTCTTACTTCCTTGGAGCTTGTATAGAGGGGGATGTAGCATGCTTGTGACCTTGAATATACGAAATGCAGTTCTTGTGGATGATCTTGATTCACCAATTTCGTTCCCATCCCTCAGAACGTTGAGTCTTGAGTCCATGAAGTATCCAAGTGGTGAATTTGTCAAGAAGCTTTTATCCAACTGCCATGTCCTTGAAAACTTGGTTGTGGAACAATGCGAAGCTGACAATGCTACCATTTTCACTGTTATCGTGCCTTCTTTAAAGAGTTTAGTCTTGAAAACATTAGAAAACAAACTTGGAAACGATGCTCATGGGTTTGTGATAGATGCTCCTTCTTTGGAAAATTTCGACATTTTTCATTTTAGTGGGTTTTGTACCTTTGAGAGCAATATGAGTAAGATTGTGGAGGCAAAACTTGTCCTTAATACTTGGAAGTTATGGAAGAAGTTGGGTTCTATTGCTTCGTTCAAGCGCCTTTATCTGTGCCTACCATCCTTAAAC GATATGTATCCTGCCGGTAGTGTCTTCTCCAGTCTTGTGCATTTGAAGATATGCACATGTGAGACAGAATGGGTGAATGTACTTATGCGTGTGCTCAAAGATTCTCCTAGTCTACGAGCTCTCAAACTTCACCAG TGTCATTTCCTTCGATCTAAGGAGCCGCGCCCATGCTGGAACCCGGCATGGAATGAACCGAGTTCAGTTCCTGAATGTTTGTTATCAAGTATTGAAACTTTCGAATGGGTAAAATACGAAGGAGCAGAAGAAGAGAAAGAAGTAGTAGCATTTGTTTTTAGAAGCGCAAAGTGTTTAAAGAAGGCAACCATTAATTTCCACAGTAAAACCAATGACACTGACAAGAAACTTGAGGTGATCAAGGAGTTGTTCTCGTCGTCGAGGCGTTCGCCAGCCTGTCAGCTTGAGTTCCGCTGA